A single genomic interval of uncultured Pseudodesulfovibrio sp. harbors:
- a CDS encoding CHASE2 domain-containing protein, which translates to MRRLQTNIVVVFLGIIFAVWSLNMLGIFRIPDVLIYDFFVQSIPESDAKPPILLVEAPDSAAHEDSRYWLRFIDEMKELDAEQIVFLFMPSNAGPAFYKRAVADGNVVFGRPWSPGGIDSKPYLAPLPKGVGDLPVIYGLVTIPPSFYGVHRRYSAYQDVMGNDVPTIVNVAVKDRYGSRAGADEDFLVYFNGLTSGFPNVDIHDVMRGALVRQLVAGKSVVVGLSTDVLVPGLETPISLNSGGMSNLEYTGYALNTLLQNKQLMVSDWLSKFAIICIATLAGLVVFHYSSITVVLAAIATLSIVYILAAWFIFYYFGYYLPIIEVVLAQSLSFVFVLRSKVRQREAQVQLTVLETLHLIREKVHPTSFMASKEHWAQVLNLVNQTLYMKRVIFLESIADKHMVKEIISLNCSIDDIAEMRRDYHRSPYTWALEANGPIEVDNYLSQSAEPEVQFLVPLVFAGHLEGFWAFSIAPGEKDQIAQFLNTVRDFAEEIATMLYRRRQWLLQQDIAKSPIRKLISLQGSQGNFIEIKKAISFFSRRIEILEDALNSIDTAILVYDLFGNVLMINKSMTDFLVEFDLPAFEMTALDLAVTLTGMEEREVRPKLRYLTIHGEEISFPLTSKKGNGKSLVLSIRPLVREETGSSEITTPFRVQGILFEIVDLSDIKEAYKFKEEFFKYTNFHLKNDLNQILAVMNRIENEDMGEAEREKLCLSVKGLVNGLNEFTGLLPKYADFEVMAKTGVLPVNPRSCLNAAMRETAVEVPGLEQRCEILECEAYSLVNANPTQLVELLVSILILLDKDADESDINIEISEEESSVNIRMRDTGFGLPNEKFQRFLFEAAPLHSNDYQVLRKNMVNLTQWGGRLEASSEVGVGLEFLLHLVKFDRQTALDV; encoded by the coding sequence GTGAGACGCCTGCAAACAAACATCGTCGTTGTCTTTCTGGGTATCATATTCGCTGTTTGGTCTTTGAACATGTTGGGGATATTCCGTATTCCCGACGTACTGATTTACGATTTTTTTGTTCAATCCATCCCCGAATCCGATGCAAAACCTCCCATCTTGCTTGTCGAGGCTCCGGATTCGGCAGCCCATGAAGACAGTCGGTACTGGCTCAGGTTCATTGACGAAATGAAGGAACTCGACGCCGAGCAAATTGTTTTTCTTTTCATGCCGTCCAATGCCGGCCCCGCCTTTTACAAGCGGGCCGTTGCCGATGGGAATGTCGTGTTCGGCAGGCCTTGGTCTCCCGGGGGAATCGACTCAAAACCCTATCTCGCGCCTCTCCCGAAGGGGGTGGGTGACTTGCCCGTCATTTATGGGCTCGTTACGATCCCCCCATCATTCTATGGCGTGCACAGACGGTATTCCGCTTATCAGGATGTCATGGGAAATGATGTCCCGACCATCGTCAATGTTGCTGTCAAGGATCGGTATGGTTCTCGCGCAGGTGCTGATGAGGATTTTCTGGTCTATTTCAACGGCCTGACGAGCGGCTTTCCCAATGTTGACATTCATGACGTCATGCGCGGGGCGTTGGTTCGGCAGCTCGTTGCAGGGAAATCCGTCGTGGTGGGGCTTTCGACTGATGTTCTTGTGCCGGGGCTTGAAACGCCGATCTCCTTGAATTCCGGAGGAATGTCAAATCTGGAATATACAGGGTATGCCTTGAACACCCTGCTCCAGAATAAACAGCTCATGGTGTCTGATTGGCTTTCCAAATTTGCCATCATCTGTATTGCCACTTTGGCGGGGCTGGTTGTTTTTCATTATTCAAGCATCACTGTGGTTCTTGCTGCCATAGCGACCCTTTCGATTGTGTATATTCTGGCGGCGTGGTTCATCTTCTATTACTTCGGATATTATCTGCCAATTATTGAAGTTGTTCTGGCCCAAAGTCTCAGCTTTGTTTTCGTCTTGCGGTCAAAGGTTCGGCAACGGGAGGCGCAGGTGCAGTTGACCGTGCTGGAAACACTGCATCTGATTCGTGAGAAGGTTCATCCGACAAGCTTCATGGCCTCAAAGGAGCACTGGGCTCAGGTTCTTAATCTGGTCAACCAGACGTTATATATGAAGCGGGTCATTTTTCTTGAGTCGATTGCAGACAAGCATATGGTCAAGGAAATCATTTCCCTGAATTGCAGCATCGACGATATCGCCGAAATGCGAAGGGATTACCATCGCTCTCCGTATACATGGGCTCTGGAGGCAAATGGTCCTATTGAAGTAGATAATTATCTCAGTCAATCTGCCGAGCCGGAGGTGCAGTTTCTGGTGCCTCTGGTATTTGCCGGACATCTGGAAGGGTTCTGGGCTTTTTCCATTGCACCGGGCGAGAAGGACCAGATCGCGCAGTTCCTCAATACCGTCAGGGATTTTGCCGAAGAAATCGCTACGATGCTTTACAGGCGGCGTCAGTGGCTTTTGCAGCAGGATATTGCCAAAAGTCCGATTCGCAAGCTGATTTCGTTGCAGGGCAGCCAAGGCAATTTCATAGAAATCAAGAAGGCGATTTCTTTCTTTTCCCGGCGGATCGAGATTCTTGAAGATGCGCTCAATTCCATTGATACGGCCATTCTTGTTTACGATCTTTTTGGCAATGTACTGATGATCAACAAGTCCATGACGGATTTTCTGGTCGAGTTCGATTTGCCCGCTTTCGAGATGACCGCTCTGGATCTGGCTGTGACTCTTACCGGCATGGAGGAACGCGAAGTCCGACCGAAGTTGCGGTATCTGACTATTCATGGCGAAGAGATTTCATTCCCCCTGACCTCAAAAAAGGGGAACGGCAAATCTCTGGTGCTGAGTATCCGGCCGCTTGTTCGTGAAGAAACCGGCTCGTCAGAGATTACGACACCGTTTCGAGTTCAGGGAATTCTCTTTGAGATTGTCGACCTGAGCGACATCAAGGAAGCATATAAATTCAAGGAGGAGTTTTTCAAGTATACGAATTTCCACCTTAAGAATGATCTGAATCAGATACTTGCAGTCATGAACCGGATTGAAAACGAGGATATGGGTGAAGCGGAGCGTGAAAAGCTTTGTCTTTCGGTGAAAGGACTTGTGAATGGCCTCAATGAATTCACCGGACTGCTCCCGAAGTATGCGGATTTCGAGGTCATGGCAAAGACGGGCGTTCTTCCCGTCAATCCCCGGTCCTGCCTTAATGCGGCCATGCGCGAAACCGCTGTGGAAGTACCGGGTCTGGAACAGCGGTGCGAAATACTAGAATGCGAGGCATATTCTCTGGTGAATGCGAATCCGACACAGCTTGTCGAACTGCTTGTTTCAATTCTCATTCTGTTGGACAAGGATGCTGATGAAAGTGATATCAATATCGAAATTTCCGAGGAAGAGTCCTCGGTGAATATCCGTATGCGTGACACGGGGTTTGGTCTTCCCAATGAAAAATTTCAGCGGTTCCTTTTTGAAGCGGCTCCACTTCATTCGAATGACTATCAGGTGCTCCGCAAGAACATGGTCAATCTGACTCAATGGGGCGGCAGGCTTGAGGCGTCAAGCGAGGTCGGAGTCGGCCTTGAGTTTCTGTTACATTTGGTCAAATTCGACAGACAGACGGCCCTTGATGTTTAG
- a CDS encoding poly-gamma-glutamate biosynthesis protein PgsC/CapC — protein sequence MDGFVLNLLPQGSLSSSVFTTVWVGVCVVAFFNLRFGWVLSGLVVPGYLAPLILTKPWSASVILVEAVLTYLIVWFYSEKASRYGWWGNFFGRDRFFALLVVSVLVRLCMDVVVLPEVGRYLVEHFNIAFDYRNNLYSFGLVVVALMANQFWKPGLVRGLGPLLVTVGVTLVIVRFVLMEFTNFSLANLTYMYEDLAVSMLASPKAYIVLLTTCLVASRMNLLYGWEYNGILIPSLLALLWYDPLKIAASFAEAILILGMAKLVLRLPVFQAVAIEGARKVLLFFNISFAYKISLAYLLLWYAPHIKISDYYGFGYLLPSLLAMKMHDKDSLARIFRATLQTSLVAVLVASVIGYGLTYAPNVFSWIQTAGEVVPQQLHRMDQGRFVDVLLEEKVTLYKGRRKNTYVQPTAREIEIFSEGLKLVRSAEAKNLDQDLERATGLFASIGYELVVVEDRFVLLREQLPYKGWGLYVINLKAANSMLIQVPAPLDEWAALEAGASLFLEFESQSLAVAGAGRRNISGGGADVLSNSQTLFLAFQRIMGERDILQVRGYTASTIRVLTGVRKGDYLEGMPQPESSLWVKKELPEGLNLSALQNLIGEFDIRWITPPLRNTPRSYAGSGIAELMLNRKDRRALLFKPFYGDRETLEEAGEKTILGHLQDWLLVGKVRIAEKGSDSYVVPRQEELLFFDQEILTPLIRLSEEEYVGGQWSEEGLEELKAIAAIAAPLGFQVIRYKHVVSGSDFLILAESESADSSHWGTYVIRLGRSKPYLIQVPRPVFEVNVFEYGVALFERLKARYLMIGGAHPRANDDGSSDLIRIENKQSFFTLASQVALREAGAAPMMVLQSRAFGFRPDVPVPDADIILAFKSGIVTRDNIDRLGRQVVESLEADGLRVAFVDGSEPVAGYEVGGLPQALYLNQSLNKEFAIVWLSPGLRAGFRQQTENILQEKQFAALGIPSVEGDIHDELSPFVERNALRRPDDSIVELVQKYIVSHDVVLLDMLKNLRSVHLRRIIDFNSKQAFVEIRDSSDNLLLFANLFPLDAGKVFPLVASGFTRSFVDDFVASRSAILKPEGAGQ from the coding sequence ATGGATGGATTCGTACTGAATCTCCTGCCGCAGGGCAGCCTTTCCAGTTCCGTTTTCACGACGGTCTGGGTCGGTGTCTGCGTTGTTGCCTTTTTCAATCTCAGATTCGGATGGGTTCTCAGTGGTCTGGTCGTTCCCGGTTATCTTGCTCCTCTCATTCTTACCAAGCCATGGTCCGCATCGGTCATACTTGTCGAAGCCGTTCTCACGTATCTGATCGTTTGGTTCTACTCGGAGAAAGCATCCCGGTACGGTTGGTGGGGGAATTTCTTCGGACGGGATCGTTTTTTCGCTCTTCTTGTCGTCAGTGTCCTTGTGCGGCTTTGCATGGATGTTGTGGTCCTGCCCGAGGTCGGCCGTTATCTTGTCGAGCATTTCAATATTGCCTTTGACTATCGGAACAACCTCTACAGTTTCGGACTCGTCGTTGTCGCTTTGATGGCTAACCAGTTCTGGAAACCGGGGCTTGTCAGGGGACTGGGGCCGCTTCTGGTTACTGTCGGGGTGACGCTTGTGATCGTCCGGTTCGTGCTAATGGAGTTCACGAATTTCAGTTTGGCAAACCTGACATACATGTATGAGGATCTGGCTGTTTCCATGCTGGCCAGCCCCAAGGCCTACATCGTCCTTTTGACAACCTGCCTTGTGGCTTCGAGAATGAACCTGCTGTACGGATGGGAGTATAACGGTATTCTCATTCCGTCCCTGTTGGCTCTTCTCTGGTACGACCCGCTCAAGATCGCGGCGTCGTTTGCAGAGGCCATCCTCATTCTCGGTATGGCGAAGCTCGTGTTGCGGCTTCCTGTTTTTCAGGCCGTTGCCATCGAAGGGGCGAGAAAAGTCCTGCTCTTTTTCAACATAAGCTTTGCCTACAAGATATCCCTCGCCTATCTGCTTCTCTGGTATGCGCCGCATATCAAGATTTCCGATTATTACGGTTTCGGATACCTGCTGCCTTCTCTGCTTGCCATGAAGATGCACGACAAGGACTCTCTTGCCAGAATATTCAGGGCCACCCTCCAGACGTCGCTTGTGGCGGTACTTGTTGCGAGTGTCATCGGGTACGGACTGACCTATGCCCCCAATGTGTTCAGCTGGATTCAGACAGCCGGAGAGGTGGTTCCTCAGCAACTTCACCGAATGGATCAGGGAAGATTTGTCGACGTTTTGCTTGAGGAAAAGGTCACGCTGTACAAGGGCCGAAGGAAAAATACGTATGTCCAGCCTACGGCAAGAGAGATCGAGATTTTCAGTGAAGGATTGAAGCTGGTCCGTTCTGCCGAAGCCAAGAATCTTGATCAGGATCTGGAGCGGGCGACGGGGCTGTTTGCTTCCATCGGCTATGAACTTGTCGTGGTCGAGGACCGTTTCGTGCTGCTGAGGGAACAGCTTCCCTACAAGGGATGGGGGCTTTACGTCATCAACCTGAAAGCTGCGAATTCCATGCTCATTCAGGTTCCCGCTCCGCTTGACGAGTGGGCCGCCCTGGAAGCCGGAGCGTCACTTTTTCTGGAGTTTGAATCGCAAAGTCTGGCGGTCGCTGGAGCCGGACGTCGAAACATTTCCGGCGGTGGCGCAGATGTGTTGAGCAACAGTCAAACCCTGTTTCTCGCCTTTCAGCGTATCATGGGGGAAAGGGATATCCTTCAGGTCAGAGGCTACACGGCGTCCACCATCCGGGTCCTGACCGGAGTACGGAAAGGAGATTATCTGGAAGGAATGCCGCAGCCCGAATCCTCCTTGTGGGTGAAAAAGGAATTGCCTGAGGGGCTTAATCTATCGGCATTGCAGAACCTTATCGGTGAATTTGATATCAGGTGGATCACACCGCCGCTCAGGAATACGCCGAGGAGCTATGCCGGGTCCGGTATCGCCGAGCTCATGCTTAATCGAAAAGACCGGCGAGCTCTTCTCTTCAAACCGTTTTATGGAGACAGGGAGACTCTTGAGGAAGCCGGTGAGAAAACGATTCTCGGTCATCTTCAGGACTGGCTGCTTGTGGGCAAGGTTAGGATAGCCGAGAAGGGGTCGGATTCGTATGTCGTTCCACGGCAGGAAGAACTGCTTTTCTTTGACCAGGAGATACTGACGCCGCTCATCCGGCTGAGCGAGGAGGAGTATGTAGGCGGGCAGTGGTCCGAAGAAGGGCTGGAGGAGTTGAAAGCCATCGCCGCCATTGCCGCTCCCCTTGGATTTCAGGTGATTCGTTACAAGCATGTCGTTTCCGGCAGCGACTTTCTTATTTTGGCGGAGAGCGAGTCTGCTGACAGTTCGCATTGGGGAACATATGTCATACGCCTTGGCAGGTCCAAGCCATACCTTATACAGGTGCCCCGCCCGGTTTTCGAAGTGAATGTTTTTGAATACGGCGTCGCCCTGTTCGAGCGCCTCAAGGCCAGATACCTCATGATTGGCGGAGCGCATCCCCGGGCGAACGATGACGGTTCATCCGATCTCATCAGAATCGAGAACAAGCAGAGTTTTTTTACGCTGGCAAGTCAGGTCGCCCTGAGGGAAGCCGGTGCGGCCCCGATGATGGTTCTCCAGAGCAGGGCGTTTGGTTTCAGACCGGATGTGCCTGTCCCGGATGCGGATATCATTCTTGCCTTCAAGTCGGGCATTGTTACCCGGGACAATATCGATCGTCTTGGGAGACAGGTTGTCGAGAGTCTGGAAGCGGATGGGCTTCGGGTCGCCTTTGTCGATGGCTCCGAACCTGTTGCAGGGTATGAAGTCGGTGGCCTTCCTCAGGCCCTGTATCTCAACCAGTCCCTGAACAAGGAATTTGCCATTGTCTGGCTTTCCCCTGGCTTGAGAGCCGGTTTCAGGCAGCAGACAGAGAATATCCTTCAGGAAAAGCAGTTTGCCGCACTCGGAATCCCGTCTGTTGAGGGTGACATCCACGATGAGCTCAGTCCCTTTGTCGAGCGAAATGCCTTGCGGAGGCCTGATGACTCGATTGTCGAGCTGGTTCAAAAATACATAGTTTCCCATGATGTGGTCCTGCTCGACATGTTGAAGAATCTTCGTAGTGTTCATCTTCGCAGGATTATAGATTTCAATTCCAAGCAGGCCTTTGTCGAAATACGGGACTCAAGCGACAATCTGTTGCTGTTTGCAAATTTGTTTCCCCTTGATGCTGGAAAGGTGTTTCCGCTTGTCGCATCAGGGTTCACCCGTTCGTTTGTGGATGACTTCGTGGCCTCCCGATCGGCGATTCTCAAGCCGGAAGGAGCAGGACAGTGA
- a CDS encoding HEAT repeat domain-containing protein, whose translation MRLTMSWSNEDVIKLLELDVPAYERKVHAVRARGVARAYADFLKTTGRTPSEIVRGGLERSLSGFLVFQCTEFIEAIEALNGLLGEYNLRYMRAVSDREREDHVLAFARALGADEAHAGEDRKAFARWFGFDAVRERCHRRMAEHEYAIQYNLSRLGVIAAHALKVQDISTLQQEVWDSLNLGKFLVDLLSYDGDSRIRVEAFRTLAKTIKVLRPDVQDNRIDAHTVMYVYRFAVDGSEDVWPQCEALSLLEELSLDDLSKALINRFETPEEDGDIFVRRRAAVLVGKHADASPDFAKALALCMGDPSPFVRIGLAQALPATEIPRGVETLRHLALKDQAYQVRAAAAYELSRFIDEKSVHDVAAVWLSLLSDESNAFVLRATLEAVCCSCEAWSEQARDTVFLFAAELLLPAMAVVHSSASDYAVRRYAAQAQERLFLLRNAEAVALKKELTPLVRNIKPGKYGRIPGKLVKGREDLFGRVLSVMARDDFGFTVKKGLRGYRLYRGSDFEFQYWRMTYEMFNPSPDKRQAFRHTVGRKLHGQMIVPSAILSEQTRTKVPGEPLHMSQEGGWRPYLPLPGEALASLGQTVRALPVKTYTAEGMTVLTPPRSPFRRCWAALKLMLGFARYSDLRNWTEKSGQPPTAYVESLQGLGFQVELQGYDQPVPEGSPDPSVKRFFPVVIPFFDADWWLGVREYFFSAYGNSLYELGLFSGLVLCGFALHRAFLHRRALRSRARLPLVIGGWGTRGKSGVERLKAAMFEGRGHSLVSKTTGCEALFLHSYAFGKTHEMFLFRPYDKATIWEHHRLMDRAGSLGAEVFLWECMGLTPSYVRILQRNWSRDDYSTITNTYPDHEDIQGPAGINIPQVMTNFVPDDGMLITSEEEMTPIIADAAHELGTELRRVSWLDAGLLTDDVLQRFPYSEHPSNIALVLKLAEELGIDRDYALKEMADRVIPDIGVLKTFPVARVKDRRLQFVNGMSANERFATLANWRRMGFADTNLDNDPDVFITTVVNNRADRLSRSRMFASILVDDLSADKHVLIGTNLGGLQGYITRAFNESLKGLRLGGGDQGNSPEEILFSTARRMRIPTSGEQLRGRLNAVLRGISVSDELPQSVDPANDAEVLAWIAANCPDSVADAASEHMKTCISYYKDYSLLRDKIRQGGGALPKGLDKEFHELLRRCFFDKIIVINDQHASGDEIISVIADATPPGLLNRIMGLQNIKGTGLDFMYCWQAWETCYNACKGMLDGDEKTQKESLEALFSFQEYGLLSEQMVLETIDAGRHEVSFQAERAQAALTFIQSNLAKAMTAIHASLGVKRKKGIAVRLLEAAEAFLDAGDAIRRRKTARAIYRDLENQRISHERATLELKFLNKQQKGGWLHDRIFSPLSRKLEN comes from the coding sequence ATGCGGTTGACTATGTCATGGAGCAATGAAGACGTAATCAAACTTCTGGAACTCGATGTTCCTGCTTACGAGCGGAAAGTCCATGCCGTGCGTGCTCGGGGTGTGGCTCGGGCCTATGCCGATTTTCTCAAGACCACGGGGCGGACTCCGTCGGAAATCGTTCGTGGAGGTCTGGAAAGAAGCCTGTCCGGTTTTCTTGTCTTCCAATGCACTGAATTCATCGAGGCCATTGAAGCCCTGAACGGTCTTTTGGGTGAGTATAATCTGCGGTATATGCGGGCCGTGTCGGATCGGGAGCGCGAAGACCATGTTTTGGCTTTTGCCCGGGCTCTCGGAGCGGATGAAGCGCATGCCGGTGAAGATCGAAAGGCGTTTGCCCGCTGGTTCGGATTTGATGCCGTACGTGAGCGATGCCATCGCCGAATGGCAGAGCATGAATATGCGATTCAGTACAACCTTTCGCGACTGGGAGTGATCGCGGCCCACGCCCTCAAGGTTCAGGATATTTCGACGCTGCAACAGGAAGTATGGGACAGCCTGAATCTCGGCAAGTTCCTTGTGGACCTCCTTTCCTATGACGGTGATTCCCGGATTCGTGTCGAGGCGTTTCGTACTCTGGCCAAAACCATCAAGGTGTTGCGACCGGATGTGCAGGACAACCGGATCGACGCGCATACCGTCATGTACGTCTATCGTTTTGCCGTTGATGGGAGCGAGGATGTCTGGCCGCAGTGCGAGGCCTTGTCGCTGCTGGAAGAGCTGTCTCTTGATGATCTGTCAAAAGCCCTGATCAACCGTTTTGAGACGCCGGAAGAAGACGGCGATATCTTTGTGCGTCGCAGGGCTGCCGTTCTGGTTGGCAAGCATGCCGATGCCTCTCCTGATTTTGCAAAAGCCCTTGCGTTGTGTATGGGTGATCCAAGCCCGTTTGTCCGTATCGGTCTGGCTCAGGCCCTGCCCGCAACCGAAATTCCAAGGGGAGTGGAGACGCTTCGCCATCTGGCGTTGAAGGATCAGGCGTATCAGGTGCGGGCCGCTGCCGCGTATGAACTTTCCCGTTTTATTGATGAAAAATCGGTACATGATGTGGCAGCCGTCTGGCTCTCCCTGTTGTCGGACGAGTCGAACGCCTTTGTGCTGCGGGCAACGCTTGAGGCCGTTTGTTGTTCGTGTGAAGCTTGGAGTGAGCAAGCTCGGGATACGGTGTTTCTTTTTGCTGCGGAGCTGTTGCTTCCGGCGATGGCTGTTGTTCATTCCTCTGCTTCCGATTATGCCGTGAGACGATATGCCGCTCAGGCACAGGAGCGTCTTTTTTTGTTGCGGAATGCGGAAGCGGTTGCCCTGAAAAAGGAGCTGACGCCACTTGTCCGTAATATAAAGCCGGGTAAATATGGCCGTATCCCCGGCAAACTGGTCAAGGGGAGGGAAGACCTTTTCGGACGGGTTTTGTCTGTGATGGCCCGGGATGATTTCGGGTTTACCGTGAAGAAGGGCTTGCGTGGATATCGCCTGTATCGCGGAAGTGATTTTGAATTCCAGTATTGGCGGATGACCTATGAAATGTTCAACCCGTCACCGGACAAACGTCAGGCGTTCAGGCATACCGTCGGGCGCAAGCTCCACGGCCAGATGATTGTTCCGTCTGCCATTCTTTCAGAGCAGACACGTACGAAAGTGCCGGGGGAACCGCTGCACATGTCGCAGGAAGGGGGCTGGCGACCCTATCTCCCGCTTCCCGGCGAGGCATTGGCTTCGCTTGGACAGACTGTTCGCGCCTTGCCTGTCAAAACGTACACGGCCGAAGGCATGACCGTCCTGACTCCTCCCCGTTCGCCGTTCAGGCGGTGCTGGGCTGCGTTGAAGCTCATGCTTGGGTTCGCCCGGTATTCAGACCTGCGAAACTGGACCGAGAAAAGTGGCCAGCCTCCGACGGCGTATGTCGAGTCCTTGCAGGGGCTGGGTTTTCAGGTCGAGTTGCAGGGATACGATCAGCCTGTTCCCGAAGGGAGTCCCGATCCGTCGGTGAAACGTTTTTTTCCTGTAGTGATCCCGTTTTTCGATGCCGACTGGTGGCTGGGTGTTCGGGAGTATTTTTTTTCCGCATACGGCAACTCCTTGTATGAACTGGGACTTTTTTCCGGACTGGTCCTGTGCGGCTTTGCCTTGCATCGCGCTTTTCTGCATCGCCGCGCTTTGCGATCCAGAGCACGCCTTCCTCTGGTCATCGGCGGATGGGGAACACGCGGCAAGTCCGGGGTCGAACGGCTCAAGGCTGCCATGTTCGAAGGGCGCGGACACAGCCTCGTTTCAAAGACCACTGGCTGCGAAGCCCTGTTTCTGCATTCCTACGCCTTCGGCAAGACCCATGAGATGTTTCTGTTCAGACCCTATGACAAGGCCACAATATGGGAACACCACAGGCTCATGGATCGCGCCGGTTCCTTGGGGGCCGAGGTCTTTTTGTGGGAATGCATGGGGTTGACGCCGTCGTATGTCAGGATATTGCAGCGCAACTGGTCCAGAGACGATTATTCCACCATTACCAACACATATCCGGACCATGAGGATATTCAGGGACCGGCGGGTATCAACATTCCGCAGGTCATGACCAACTTTGTGCCGGATGACGGAATGCTGATTACGTCCGAAGAAGAGATGACCCCCATAATCGCGGATGCCGCACACGAACTGGGAACAGAGCTCAGGCGCGTGTCGTGGCTGGATGCCGGTCTGTTGACTGATGACGTCCTTCAGCGTTTCCCGTACAGCGAACATCCTTCCAACATCGCCCTTGTCCTGAAGCTTGCCGAGGAGCTGGGCATAGACAGGGACTATGCTCTCAAGGAAATGGCGGACAGGGTCATTCCCGATATAGGAGTGCTCAAGACCTTTCCCGTGGCGCGGGTAAAAGATCGGCGTCTGCAATTTGTCAACGGCATGTCGGCCAATGAACGTTTTGCCACACTTGCCAACTGGCGGCGGATGGGATTCGCCGACACCAACCTCGACAATGATCCGGACGTCTTTATAACGACGGTCGTCAACAACCGGGCGGACAGGCTCAGCCGTTCCCGGATGTTTGCCTCAATCCTTGTGGATGATCTTTCCGCGGACAAGCATGTCCTTATCGGAACCAACCTCGGAGGCTTGCAGGGCTACATCACACGGGCTTTCAATGAGTCTCTCAAGGGATTGCGGCTCGGGGGTGGTGATCAGGGGAACTCGCCTGAAGAAATATTGTTTTCAACGGCCAGACGGATGCGGATACCGACTTCCGGCGAACAGCTTCGGGGGCGGTTGAATGCTGTCTTACGGGGGATATCCGTCTCGGATGAGCTGCCCCAGTCAGTTGATCCGGCAAATGACGCTGAGGTGCTTGCCTGGATTGCCGCCAATTGTCCTGATTCGGTTGCCGATGCGGCCTCGGAACACATGAAAACATGCATATCCTACTACAAGGATTACAGTCTCCTTCGTGACAAGATCAGGCAAGGGGGCGGCGCATTGCCCAAGGGGCTGGATAAAGAATTTCACGAATTGTTGAGGCGTTGCTTCTTTGACAAGATAATCGTCATCAACGACCAGCACGCGAGCGGAGATGAGATAATCAGCGTTATCGCGGATGCGACCCCTCCCGGCCTGTTGAACAGAATTATGGGACTCCAGAATATCAAGGGAACCGGGCTGGATTTCATGTACTGCTGGCAGGCGTGGGAAACGTGTTACAACGCTTGCAAGGGAATGCTCGACGGTGATGAAAAGACACAAAAGGAAAGTCTGGAAGCTCTTTTTTCTTTTCAGGAGTATGGCCTGTTGTCGGAGCAAATGGTGCTTGAAACCATTGATGCGGGCAGGCACGAAGTTTCTTTTCAGGCTGAGCGGGCGCAGGCGGCCCTTACTTTCATTCAGTCGAATCTCGCCAAGGCCATGACCGCAATCCATGCTTCACTGGGCGTGAAGAGGAAAAAGGGGATTGCCGTAAGATTGCTGGAAGCTGCCGAAGCGTTTCTTGACGCCGGTGACGCCATCCGCCGCAGAAAGACCGCCCGTGCAATCTATCGTGATTTGGAAAATCAGAGAATCAGCCATGAACGGGCCACGCTGGAGTTGAAGTTCCTCAACAAGCAGCAGAAAGGCGGCTGGCTGCATGACCGTATCTTCTCTCCTCTGAGTCGAAAGCTTGAAAATTAA